The following nucleotide sequence is from Nitratidesulfovibrio termitidis HI1.
CCAACCACGGCGAAGTGCAGTCCGTCGCCCTGATCATGGACCGCGAAACCGGTCGTCCCCGTGGCTTCGGCTTCGTGGAAATGGACGACGACGGCGCCCGCGCCGCCATGGAAGCCCTTGATGGCCGCGACTTCCAGGGCCGCAGCCTGAAGGTGAACGAAGCGCAGGAACGCGCTCCCCGCCAGCCCCGCTGGTAGGTCTTCGCTCCCCCTATCGTCTGGACCGGGTCCCGCCCATTTCGGGCGGGACCCTTTCTTTTCGGCGCGGTGCGCGCCACAAGCAGGAGGAGACCCCATGGCCAAGGACGATTATTTCGAAGTGGCGGGCGTGGTGCAGGAAGCCCTGCCCAGCACGCTGTTCCGTGTGGAACTGGAAACGGGCCACACCGTACTCAGCCACCTGTGCGGCAAGATGCGCAAGTTCCGCATCCGCATCCTGCCCGGTGACAAGGTGCGTGTCGCCATGTCCCCCTACGACCTGACCAAGGGCCGCATCGTTTTCCGCGAACGCTAGGCGGCCCGCCACGGCCCCGCGCCGTGTCCCGTAGCCTGAAGGCCCCTGCCGGCATCGTGCCCGTGGGGGCTTTTCGTTTGCGGAAGATGTGGAGGCCAGACCGGCGGCGGACAGAAGTGACGTGCCCTGGCTTCCGGTTGCCCCGGTGACGTCGCCGTGGTCGTTGGGTTCGCCGGATCGCCCTGCCGGATGTCCCCAAGGTGCCCGCCAGATCATTAACCGTCCCGCTGCCTGCGCACCCCCCATGCCTTTGACACCCCCGTCGGCATGGGGCATTGCGGTGGCTAGGGGCGTCGGTCCGCCGCGCTTTCCCGTTTTTCGCACTCTCTCCGGAGCCGTCATGGGACACATCGCCGCCAGGGACATCTACCGTCGTCTCGGCCACGCCATCGACAACACCCCCGTGCGCACGCCGTGGAACGATGCCTTCCACGCCATGCTGCGCGAACTGTACACCCCGGAAGAAGCGGAACTGGTGGTGCGCATGCCATACCGCCCGTCGTCCATCGGGCGGCTGGAACGGGTCACCGGCATGGACCGCGTCCGGTTGCAGCTGTTGCTGGACCGGCTGTGCGACAAGGGGCTGGTGCTGGACATCCGCGAGGATGGCGACCACGCTGCCGAATCCGCCGAGCGTCATGCCGCATCGGCGCACGGGCATGACAGGCATGACGGGCATGGGCATGATACCTATACGGATCGCGCACATCCGCACGACCACTCCCACTCCCCGTCCGCCCACGGCCATTCCTCCCTCGGCTCTCCCGCTTCACCGGCCCACGATCATTCCGACAACAGCTGCCTGTACATGATCAGCCCCATCGTCATCGGCATCTTCGAATTCACCATGATGCGCACCGGTGGGGCGCTGCCCAGCAAGCGCTGGGCGGAACTGTTCCACGACTACATGTTCGGCGACCGGGCCTTTCTGGACGCCAACTTTGGCGACGGGCAGCGCGTTTCGGTCATGCGCGCTCTGCCGCACCAGCAGACTCTGGGCGATCATGTGGAAATCCTGGACTACGAGCGCGCCGCCGCGCTGGTGGAGCAGAACCGCACCTTTGCCGTGGGGCTGTGCTCGTGCCGCCATGAAAAGCACCATCTGGGCACCCGGCAGTGCGACGTGGACATGGAAACCTGCACCTCCATGGGCACCGGCGCGGAATACCTGATCCGGCACGGCTTTGCCCGGCGCATCGACAAGGCGGCCATGCACGACACCCTGGCCCGCTCGCGCGACCTCGGCTTCACCCTGTCCGCCGACAACGTGCAGCAGGGCGTGGGGTTCATCTGCCATTGCTGCGGCTGCTGCTGCAACCTCATGCAAGGCATCCGCCAGTGGGGGCACACCGGGATACTGGTCACCTCGTCGTTCATCGCCCGGTGCGACGCCAGCCTGTGCAACGGCTGCGGCCTGTGCGAACGGGCCTGCCCCATCGACGCGGTGTCGTTGCCGGTGCCGCCCGATGGCCGCAAGCGCGACCGGCGCTGTCTGGTGGACGAAGACTATTGTCTGGGCTGCGGGGCTTGCGCCCTGAAGTGTCCCACCGGGGCGTTGTGGCTGCACCCGCGCGAGCGCAAGGTGCTGCACCCGGCGGACAGCTTCGAACGGGTCATTTTGCAAAGCCTGGAGCGCGGCACCCTGCAAAACCTTGTGTTCGACAACCCAAACAGCCGCACCCAGGAATTCATGCGCGGGCTGGTGGGAGGTTTTCTGCGGCTTGCCCCGGTGACACGGGCGCTGATGGGGGATGCGCTGCGCTCGCGCTTTCTCGATGCCGTGCGCCGCATGGCCGAATAGGCGGAAACCGTTCGGCTGCATGTGGAGAGCTGGCAACTCTGCGAGCTGATTGCGTTCTGCAATGCGGGACGATGCTGCCCGAGAATCAGGTCGGGCGGGAGCCTGCGCCGACTCCCCTCCGCGCCATCCTTGTCCTTGCGAATGACGAAGCCCCCGCTGGCGATGCTGGCGGGGGCTTGTTGTCTGCAAAGCCGGAAGCGGAAACCGGACCGATGCCCGGCGTCACGGTGCGGCCTCCGGCTGGCCGCGTCGCATCAGTTGCAGGGGGTGGGGTGCGACTTCAGAAGGTCGTCGGCAATGGCGGGGCTGTCCTCCGCATCGGCGGGGTGCACGCACAGGCAGTCCGCGCCCTGGCCCAGCGCGGCAGCGCGCTTGTCGTGCCTGCCAAGGTGGCTGCCCAACTCGGCGGAGTGCCCGATGAACAGGGGGCTGTACCCCGTGTCCAGCACCGCCTGAGGCTTGCGGGCGAACATGAATACCCCGCTGAAGTCCGCCAGGGTGGCGCCCAGCGGGTACACCGCAAAGGTGTAGGCCTTGCCAGAAGCTCCGGTGAACGAGGTCATGGCGAGGGGTTCCATAGTGCCTCCTTCGTGTTGCGGGAAATACAATACCCTTTGGCAACATATAGGCATGGAACGGCAGCGCCGCAATGATTTGCGCGGGGCCGCAGCGTCGTCGTGCCGTTCCGGAGCGCCGCCCCCCTGGGGGCTTTTCTCCAAATGAGGATTTTCGTTCGTTGGCAAGGAAAA
It contains:
- a CDS encoding RNA recognition motif domain-containing protein: MSKKLYVGNLPFSSSESDLRALFSNHGEVQSVALIMDRETGRPRGFGFVEMDDDGARAAMEALDGRDFQGRSLKVNEAQERAPRQPRW
- the infA gene encoding translation initiation factor IF-1, which codes for MAKDDYFEVAGVVQEALPSTLFRVELETGHTVLSHLCGKMRKFRIRILPGDKVRVAMSPYDLTKGRIVFRER
- a CDS encoding 4Fe-4S binding protein — protein: MGHIAARDIYRRLGHAIDNTPVRTPWNDAFHAMLRELYTPEEAELVVRMPYRPSSIGRLERVTGMDRVRLQLLLDRLCDKGLVLDIREDGDHAAESAERHAASAHGHDRHDGHGHDTYTDRAHPHDHSHSPSAHGHSSLGSPASPAHDHSDNSCLYMISPIVIGIFEFTMMRTGGALPSKRWAELFHDYMFGDRAFLDANFGDGQRVSVMRALPHQQTLGDHVEILDYERAAALVEQNRTFAVGLCSCRHEKHHLGTRQCDVDMETCTSMGTGAEYLIRHGFARRIDKAAMHDTLARSRDLGFTLSADNVQQGVGFICHCCGCCCNLMQGIRQWGHTGILVTSSFIARCDASLCNGCGLCERACPIDAVSLPVPPDGRKRDRRCLVDEDYCLGCGACALKCPTGALWLHPRERKVLHPADSFERVILQSLERGTLQNLVFDNPNSRTQEFMRGLVGGFLRLAPVTRALMGDALRSRFLDAVRRMAE